The genomic region ACTTGTAAATTCTTGCAAGACCTTAGGCTGGCTTGGCGGGATATTGGAGCAAAAATAAGAGTTCTCTATAGGTCCGTCGTAAATTCTGTATATAAGTTTATTATTGCCGCTTAAATTAAAAGTATATGCTGTATCTCGAACCTGCGTAATTAATGCATTACTTACACTGTCGTTTATGGGGCCGGTGGCATCTAAAATAAGAGAAATACTTTCGTAAACACCATCGTTATTTATGGCATAAATCACTTTTTGGTCTAATCCGCAAACATTAAGTGTAGCATCCTCAATTTCAAAATCGGTCACCACAATATCTCCATCGTCACAAGAGAAAAACAAGAATATAAGGCTTAATATGCCTAATGTCTTTTTCATAAATAAGCTTTTGAACAAAAATAGAAGTTTTATAGATTTTCAACGGAGCTTCTTTAAATTTATTTTAAATAGCCTTATCTTTGCGCACCATGGAAAAAGTATATTTAGACTCTGCTGCCACAACCCAAATGCGTCCGGAGGTTATCACCAAGATAACTGAAGTGATGCAAGAAAATTATGGAAACCCTTCATCTACACATAGTTTTGGTCGTTCTGCTAAATCATTGATTGAGAGGGCTAGAAAAACAATCGCAAAACAGTTAAATGTGACCGCCGCTGAAATTATTTTTACTTCTGGCGGTACTGAGGCCGATAATCTTGCCCTAAATAGTGCGGTTAGGGATTTGGGTGTTCGACGAATCATTACTTCGGAAATTGAACATCATGCTGTATTGTATTGCGTAAATCAGCTAAAAGATTGTTTTGATATAGAAGTTGAATATGTTAAACTTACCGCAGAGGGTGAAGTTGATCTAGAGGATTTAGGAAATCGTCTGGAACATTCAGATGTAAAAACTCTGGTAAGTTTAATGCATGTAAATAATGAAGTAGGGAATAAGCTTGATATTAAAAAAGTAGCCTTACTTTGTAAGCAAAACAATGCTCTATTTCATTCAGATACGGTACAATCTATAGGACATTATGAGTTGGATTTAAAAGAAATACCAGTAGATTTTACCGCGGTTAGCGCCCATAAATTTCATGGACCTAAAGGAGTAGGTTTTGCGTTTATAAGAAAAAATAGTGGCTTAAAACCGCTAATCTTTGGAGGGGAACAAGAGCGAGGTTATCGCGCCGGTACTGAGGGCTTGCATAATATTGTAGGTTTAGAGGAAGCATTTAAACTGGCCTATCAAAACCTTGAAGAAGAGAAGACCTACACGATGGCATTAAAATCTCATTTTATCGAATCGCTTAAAAAAGAAATTCCAGGAGTGAAATTTAATGGGAAATCTGGCGATTTAGATAAAAGTACGTATACGTTGATTAACGTAAACCTTCCTGTAAGTGAAGAAAAAGCTTTAATGCTCTTATTTCAATTAGACTTAAAAGGAATTGCCTGTTCTAAAGGTAGTGCATGCCAAAGTGGAAGTGATAAAGGATCTCATGTTTTAAACGCTTTTCTTCCAGAAGAAGATTTAAAAACGCCCTCAATCCGCTTTTCTTTTTCAAAATATAATACTAAAGAAGAGATTGATTATGTGGTAAAAACACTTAAGGAATTTATCGAATCTTAACTTGATAAGAGAGATAAAATGCCCAAAGTTTTGCCATATAGTAATTACTAATTAAAAGGCTTTAACTAAAAAACGCTTCGCAATTTGCGAAGCGTTTTTGTTATTTTACAGAATTAGTTTTTTCTAAAAAACTTCGCTTCGTAGGTGTTGATATTACCTACATTATCGGTAACGATCAATTTAAAGTTATTCTCGGTATCCGTTACCACGCCGTCGGTAAAATCATGCGTTAAGGTATTGTTTTTATACTCGTACTCCATTAAGATCCATTTGCCATTTACTGTAGCTCTAAAACTTTGGATGCCGCTTAAATCATCGCTAATTTTTACCTGTAAATTAGTGTTGCCTGAAATCCATTGTCCGTCTTTAAAATTTACCGGGCGTATAGAAGGCGGGTTCACATCTGAAACCAGGGTGTACTCTCCAAAAGTTCGTGTGCCGGTGGTAAAACGTGAGGGTTTTTTATAAGTTGTTGAATAACTTGGGCGCCCGTAAGCATTTAATCTTGCGATAAACATTTTTTCTTTTTGTGCCGTAGGGATATCGCTTACGTCAAAACCAATGGTGATATTTTTATGTAGCGGGACATCATCATGATGAACTTTTACGGTATCGCCCATAAATTCTATATCTAAAAATGTATCGTAATACAAAGCATTTTTAGGAATATAAATGTCGATTCCATTTTCTTCAATAGAGAAAGTTTGATTATAACTGGTAAAATAATCGGTTTTTTCTTCATCTTTTGGTGTGATATTGCCAGAGAAACTTCCTTTTATAGGAATTCTGATTGTTTTAGAATTTCCTTTAAAATCGGTGACCTGCACGACATAATTATAATCCAGCCCATCTTCAATTTCTAATTTTCCTTCGTTTACAACGCTGTTGTAAATACTTAAGGGGTTGTTAGCTTCTTTAAATAATTTCTGAACTCTTTTGCGGTGATTCGAGTAATATTCATAATCGATAAGAAAATTTAGATATCTGCTTTCTGCAAAAGAAAATCGTCGAAAATCCAGATTCATCACCGGGCTCCCGTTCAGGCTGGCCTCAATTTTATACACGCCGTTTTTATTGGGAGCCAAACTTTTTTGATCTACCGTAGAAATACCGAAGCCAATTTCTCCACAGGCTTCAACACTATTAGTTGTATATGAGCCATCATTTTGGGGTATCAAACGTAATTTTTGTCGTTTAGCCGAATTATTTACATGAGCTTCTCTTCCGATAGGGTAGGCAAACAATCCATCCACAATAGGATCGCGAGTATCCTGAATCTCGATGCCAAACATTTCAGGATTCATAGGTCGCTGGCTGCCATCGCGAATTTCAAAGTGAAGATGGGGGCCACCGCTACCACCGGTATTTCCGCTATAAGCGATAACTTCCCCCTGCTCAACCGATAATTCACCGGCTTCGGGAAATAATTCAATTTCATACGACTCTTTATTATATTGTCGTTCCTTTAGATATTCTTCGATTTTTGGCGCCAGTTTTTTTAGATGCCCGTAAACGGTGGTATAGCCATTAGGATGTTGGACGTACAATGCCTTGCCATAGCCGTAGTGCTGAATTTTGATTCGGCTTATAAAGCCTTTTGCTGAAGCTTTAACCTCTAATCCCTGGCGTCCCTGGGTTTTGATATCTAATCCGGCATGAAAATGATTAGATCTTAACTCCCCAAAAGTACCTGACAAGATGAGCGGGATATCTAAGGGATCTTTAAAATAATCCTGTGGAACATTATCTATCTGTGCATTTGCTATCAAAGAAAATACACCGAAAAAAAGGCTGAAAAATCGCTTCATATATCGTCAAAAATCATTAAATTCTACTGGTGTAAAGGTAATCAAACTTCGTGCAAAATTAAACCGCTATAATTTAGAAAGTTAGACTTTATAAGGCTTAAAAAAGAAAAATGAAATAAAAAATCATTGCAAATTTAAAACGGTATGTTAACTTTGTAAGGATTAGTATCGAGTTTGACTTTTATGAGCGAGATCACCGAAATAGTTGATAGCCTTGAGAATAGGATTAGTAAGTTGTTGCATCGGCACGAGTTGCTGAAGCAGGAAATGCAATCACTACAACGGGAAATGACAGCGGTTGAATCTGAAAATACATGGTTAAAAGGACAATTAGAGAATTCTAATAACCAGATAAAAGATCTAAAAGCTGCAAACGCGATGCTTGGCAGTAATGATTATAAAAAGGAAACTAAGCTTAAAATAAATAGTCTTATTAGGGAGATCGATCAATGTATCGTTCAGTTATCTGAATAAATGTGGATGGAAGACAAGCTTAAAATAAAAATTTCGATTGCAGATAGGGTATATCCCTTAACGATCAATCCCAGACAAGAAGAAGGGTTAAGAAAGGCTGCAAAAAAAATCGAAGCCATGATTAAGCAATTTGAGCAAAGTTATGCTGTTAGGGATAAGCAGGATGTATTGGCTATGTGCGCTTTACAATTTGCCGCCCAAACAGAACAAAAAGATATAGATAAAAGTGAAGAAATGCAGGAAGCAGAAGACAAGTTAAGGTCACTTAACGAGTTATTGCAAAAGCATATGGCTTCATAAACGTTCTTTAAATAAAACTAAGGTTACTGCCTGTATTAGTTATTTTTTGATAAACTCAACAGATAATTCTTTAAAGAGGGTGAGTCTAAGTTGTAAAAGCGCGCCGTTCCCTTTTAGGGATTACGGATTCTTGATCAGCTTGTTAGCCCTAAACCTGATTTTAAGGAGTTTAAACAAAACATCTACTAATACAGGCTTTTTTTATATATAAACAACAAATATGGATATAGTATACGCGATAATTGGAGTATTAGTTGGTCTTGGTATTGGCTTTGCCATTGCCAAATCTTTAGAAAAGAAAAAAGCTTCAGGAACTATTCTGGAAGCCCAGAATAAAGCTGCCGGAATAATAAAAGAGGCAAAAAGCGAAGCCGAAAGTATTAAAAAAGATAAAATCCTTCAGGCTAAAGAAAAGTTTATTGAGCTAAAATCAGAGCATGAAAAAGTAATTCTTGCCAGAGATAAAAAGATTGGTGATGCTGAAAAGCGTACCCGTGATAAAGAATCTCAAGTTTCTAGCGAGCTTTCTAAAAACAAGAAATTAAATAAAGAATTAGAGAATAAGAGTAAGCAACTGGATGATCAGATTGCAGATTACGAACATCGTACTGATTATTTAGAGAAGAAGCAGGAAGAGATTGATAAGTTGCACAGTAGTAAGGTGCAGCAATTAGAAGTAATTTCTGGTCTTTCTGCAGATGAGGCTAAATCTCAATTAGTAGAGAGTCTTAAGGAAGGAGCAAGAGCAGATGCGATGGCTTTGATTCAGGATACTATAGAAGAAGCTAAACTTACCGCACAGCAGGAAGCTAAAAAGATTATCATCAATACCATCCAGCGTATAGGGACAGAAGAAGCGGTAGAAAATTGTGTTTCTGTTTTTAATCTAGAAAGCGATGATGTTAAAGGAAGGATCATTGGTCGTGAAGGGCGAAATATTAGAGCCTTAGAAGCTGCCACGGGGGTAGAAATTATCGTAGATGATACTCCTGAAGCAATTATTCTTTCCTGTTTTGATTCGGTTAGAAGAGAAGTAGCACGTTTATCCTTACATAAACTTGTAACTGATGGTCGTATTCACCCTGCTCGTATTGAAGAGGTAGTAAAAAAGACTAAAAAACAAATCGAAGAAGAAATTATTGATATAGGAAAACGTACCGTAATTGATCTTGGTATTCATGGACTGCAACCGGAATTGATTAAAATGGTTGGTAGGATGAAGTATCGTTCTTCTTATGGCCAGAACCTTTTACAACACTCGCGTGAAGTAGCAAAACTTTGTGGGGTGATGGCAGCCGAATTAGGAATTAATCCTAAATTAGCGAAACGTGCCGGGCTGTTGCACGATATTGGTAAAGTTCCGGAAACTGAAACCGAAGTGCCTCATGCTATTTTAGGGATGCAATGGGCAGAGAAGCACGGAGAAAAACCAGAAGTTTGTAATGCTATTGGTGCTCACCACGACGAGATCGAAATGAATTCTTTATTATCTCCTATCGTTCAGGTTTGTGATGCGATTAGTGGCGCAAGACCGGGTGCAAGAAGACAGGTACTGGATTCTTATATTCAGCGTTTAAAAGATCTTGAAGAAATCGCTTTTGGTTTTGGTGGTGTTAAGAAGGCTTATGCTATCCAGGCGGGTAGAGAGCTTCGTGTGATCGTAGAGAGTGAAAAAGTAAATGACGAAAAGGCAAGTAATCTATCTTTTGAAATTTCCCAGAAAATACAAACCGATATGACCTATCCAGGTCAGGTTAAAGTGACGGTTATTCGTGAAACCAGAGCGGTAAATATTGCTAAATAGTTTTGAGCTAAAATGCAGCGAATATAGATTCTTAATAGGATCTAAGATTGGATAAATAGAAATAAAAAAATCCCCGGAATTAAGAAAAATTCCGGGGATTTTTGATTTATAGAATACAAAATGAATGTAGTTTATTCATCGTAAATATTGGAATACGAATTTCCGTCGGTCACAAAAAATTCTCCTGTTACGTATCTAAAGTGCTCATCTAATTTATCGATTTCAGCTAGATCTTCTTTATCTAATTGATATCCAGAGCTGGCCAAGTTTTCTATGATTCTTCCCTTATTGGTAGATTTTGGGATTACTGCCGTTCCTCGTTGTACTGCCCAGTTAATTAATACCTGTCCTGCAGAAGCGCCATGTTTTTTAGCGATTTTTACAATGGTAGGATTTTCCAGTAAACTTGGTTCGTCTTTAGCTTTCATTGCGTCGGCGCGATCACCGCTTCCTAATGGTGAATATGCAGTCACATTAATTCCGTTTTTACTGCAAAATTCTAAAAGTTCGTTTTGGTGTAAATATGGGTGCAATTCTACTTGTAGTGCTTCAGGTTTCTCATTGGTTTTGCTCATCAAATCTTTCAGTTTCTTTATACTGAAATTAGAGACGCCAATGTGTTTTACCAAACCTTGTTTTTTTGCTTCAACCATTGCTTCCCAGGTTTCGATAATGGGAACTTCTTCCAAAGAATAATATTCATCATCACTTTCAGGAAAACCAACTCCTTTTTTAAAGGCGACAGGCCAGTGAATTAAGTAAAGATCTAAGTAATCTAATTTTAAATCTTTAAGGGTTTTCTTTAATGCGGGGATAACATCTTCCTTTTTATGTGAATCATTCCATAATTTAGAAGTAATCCATACCTCTTCGCGATTAATCTCGCCCTCACCAAATACTTTTTCAAAAGCTTCTCCAACTTCGTTTTCATTGCCATAGGTTGCTGCACAGTCTATATGTCTATAGCCGTTATTTAAAGCAATTTCAACGGCCTTGGTAACCTCTCCTTTTCCAGATTTCCAGGTACCTAAACCAATTGCCGGTTGTTCGTCACCATTCTTATACTTTAGCGTTCTTAAAGGTTTCATAGTTAAATTTTGTTTTTCTCTAAATTAATAAGAGAAATTCCTAAAACGAAGCGTA from Zunongwangia profunda SM-A87 harbors:
- a CDS encoding cell division protein ZapA yields the protein MEDKLKIKISIADRVYPLTINPRQEEGLRKAAKKIEAMIKQFEQSYAVRDKQDVLAMCALQFAAQTEQKDIDKSEEMQEAEDKLRSLNELLQKHMAS
- a CDS encoding aldo/keto reductase → MKPLRTLKYKNGDEQPAIGLGTWKSGKGEVTKAVEIALNNGYRHIDCAATYGNENEVGEAFEKVFGEGEINREEVWITSKLWNDSHKKEDVIPALKKTLKDLKLDYLDLYLIHWPVAFKKGVGFPESDDEYYSLEEVPIIETWEAMVEAKKQGLVKHIGVSNFSIKKLKDLMSKTNEKPEALQVELHPYLHQNELLEFCSKNGINVTAYSPLGSGDRADAMKAKDEPSLLENPTIVKIAKKHGASAGQVLINWAVQRGTAVIPKSTNKGRIIENLASSGYQLDKEDLAEIDKLDEHFRYVTGEFFVTDGNSYSNIYDE
- a CDS encoding cysteine desulfurase family protein, with product MEKVYLDSAATTQMRPEVITKITEVMQENYGNPSSTHSFGRSAKSLIERARKTIAKQLNVTAAEIIFTSGGTEADNLALNSAVRDLGVRRIITSEIEHHAVLYCVNQLKDCFDIEVEYVKLTAEGEVDLEDLGNRLEHSDVKTLVSLMHVNNEVGNKLDIKKVALLCKQNNALFHSDTVQSIGHYELDLKEIPVDFTAVSAHKFHGPKGVGFAFIRKNSGLKPLIFGGEQERGYRAGTEGLHNIVGLEEAFKLAYQNLEEEKTYTMALKSHFIESLKKEIPGVKFNGKSGDLDKSTYTLINVNLPVSEEKALMLLFQLDLKGIACSKGSACQSGSDKGSHVLNAFLPEEDLKTPSIRFSFSKYNTKEEIDYVVKTLKEFIES
- the rny gene encoding ribonuclease Y; this translates as MDIVYAIIGVLVGLGIGFAIAKSLEKKKASGTILEAQNKAAGIIKEAKSEAESIKKDKILQAKEKFIELKSEHEKVILARDKKIGDAEKRTRDKESQVSSELSKNKKLNKELENKSKQLDDQIADYEHRTDYLEKKQEEIDKLHSSKVQQLEVISGLSADEAKSQLVESLKEGARADAMALIQDTIEEAKLTAQQEAKKIIINTIQRIGTEEAVENCVSVFNLESDDVKGRIIGREGRNIRALEAATGVEIIVDDTPEAIILSCFDSVRREVARLSLHKLVTDGRIHPARIEEVVKKTKKQIEEEIIDIGKRTVIDLGIHGLQPELIKMVGRMKYRSSYGQNLLQHSREVAKLCGVMAAELGINPKLAKRAGLLHDIGKVPETETEVPHAILGMQWAEKHGEKPEVCNAIGAHHDEIEMNSLLSPIVQVCDAISGARPGARRQVLDSYIQRLKDLEEIAFGFGGVKKAYAIQAGRELRVIVESEKVNDEKASNLSFEISQKIQTDMTYPGQVKVTVIRETRAVNIAK
- a CDS encoding M23 family metallopeptidase; translated protein: MKRFFSLFFGVFSLIANAQIDNVPQDYFKDPLDIPLILSGTFGELRSNHFHAGLDIKTQGRQGLEVKASAKGFISRIKIQHYGYGKALYVQHPNGYTTVYGHLKKLAPKIEEYLKERQYNKESYEIELFPEAGELSVEQGEVIAYSGNTGGSGGPHLHFEIRDGSQRPMNPEMFGIEIQDTRDPIVDGLFAYPIGREAHVNNSAKRQKLRLIPQNDGSYTTNSVEACGEIGFGISTVDQKSLAPNKNGVYKIEASLNGSPVMNLDFRRFSFAESRYLNFLIDYEYYSNHRKRVQKLFKEANNPLSIYNSVVNEGKLEIEDGLDYNYVVQVTDFKGNSKTIRIPIKGSFSGNITPKDEEKTDYFTSYNQTFSIEENGIDIYIPKNALYYDTFLDIEFMGDTVKVHHDDVPLHKNITIGFDVSDIPTAQKEKMFIARLNAYGRPSYSTTYKKPSRFTTGTRTFGEYTLVSDVNPPSIRPVNFKDGQWISGNTNLQVKISDDLSGIQSFRATVNGKWILMEYEYKNNTLTHDFTDGVVTDTENNFKLIVTDNVGNINTYEAKFFRKN